CGACTGGCACCGTCCAGCCGCCGCCCGCGAGGATGGGAGCCATGCACATGCTCCTGCGGTTCCTGCTCGCCATGCTCGTCCGCGGCAACCGCGCGCCGCGCCTCGCGATCGACGAGGTCAGCCGCATCGACTACCGCGTGCACCTCGTCGACATCGACCTGCTCGGCCACATGAACAACGGTCGGTACCTGTCGTTCATGGACCTCGGCCGCATCGACCTCACGAAGCGCACCGGCATCGCCGCGCGCCTGTCGAAGGCGGGCATCCACGCCGTCGTCGGCCAGCAGTCGATCGCCTACCGCCGCTCGATCGGCTTCCTGCACGCCTTCACGCTCGAGTCGCGACTCGTGGGCGCGGATGAGCGCAGCTGCTACATCGAGCAGCGGTTCGTGGCGAAGGGCCAGGTGATGGCGCGCGCCGTCGTGCGCGGCCGCTTCGTGCAGCGCGGCGTCGGCGCCGTGCGCATGGACGTCGTGAGCGCCGCCTGCGACTACGACTTCGAGGCGAACCACCCCGTGCCCGACGAGATCCGCACGTGGGCCGACTGGTCGGCGCTGCCCGGCGCGAAGGCCGACCACCCGAGCGTCTGGGCCTGACGCCCAGCGCCCGCGGGGCGCGTCAGCGCAGCGACGGCCCGCCGTCGACGTCGTGGCCGTGGACGTACTTGCGACCGGCCACCCACGGCAGCGCGTCGAGCGCATCCGCCCAGCCCACGACGGCTGCGAGGTCGTCGTCGGTCAGCACGACGTCCTTGAGGTAGGGGCCGGGGATGCCGCTCCACAGCGAGAGGTCGGGCGCGAGGAACCACGTCGCCGAGCGCGAGCCCGACGCGTGCGCCTTGATCGCGCCCGCCCGCATCCGCTCGATCGCGGGCCGCGGCGACCACGGCTGCCCGCTGAGCAGGTACGTCGCCGACTCGTCCTGCAGCGTGCGATGCGCCGACTTCGCGAGGCTCACGAGCGTCGGCTCCTCGCGGCGCTCGTCGTCGCTGCGGTCGACGAGCATGAGCAGGCTCGGGATGATGCTGCGGCGCACGTCCTGATCGCGCCAGTGGCCGCGGCCCACGCGCACGAGCACGTCGATCGCCGACCGGGCCTGCATGCGGCGGCCGAGGCCGGCGACGTCGTGCAGCAGCTCCTCGGGCGCGTCGTCGAGGTACCGGAACGTCGTGGGATCGGCGAAGTCCTCGTCGCGCGCGAGCACCACGAGCAGCCGCTGGGCCTGCAGCCGCGTCTCGAGCAGGATGTCGTCGCTCGCGTCGTGGAGCAGGTCGACGAGCGCCTCGCGACCGGAGAGGTCGCCGGCACGCGCTGCCGCGGCGACGGCGGCGACGCGCGCGTCGAGCGGGGCGAGCTCGCGGAGGTGCGGGGTCGCGACGATCGGCAGGTCGACGCCCGGCTCGGGGCCGAACCAGGTGCCGGCGGGCGGCTCGGACGCGCGGATGGCGTCGGCAGCGTCGGTGCGCGGAGCCGCGGGGGCCCGCGCGGGGCGCGGCGGCAGGGGCGTGCCCGCGGGCGGGGGAGCGATGGGCGTGCCGCGCCGCCAGCCCTGCTCGCCCAGCAGCAGCGAGTCGTGCTCGCGGGCACGGCACTCGTCGGCGAAGTCGCCGGCCGCATCCTCGTCGGCGAGGAACCGCTCGAGCTGCTCGGGCGTGAGCGCGTAGCGCTCGTGCGTGTCGATCGCGCCGATGCTCACGGGGATCGCCAGGAAGCCGCGGCCCGTCTCGTCGTCGATGCCGAGCGTGAAGAGCCGCGCTCGCGACACGAAGGGCGTCCGGATGCTCATGGCGTCAGCCTCCAGGGGGGAAGTCGTCGACGGTGAAGTCGGTGCCCTCGACCATACCTCCGGCGTCGATGACGCCCTCGGAGATGTTGCTGGGCGTCAGGCCGCCCGGCAGCCACTGCGGGTTCGCGCCCGACTCGTTGCCGCTGGGCATGCGGATGCCGTGGTCGCCCGGCCTCGGCACGTCCACGCGCACGAGGTCGCCGTCGAGGGTGCCGGGGGTGAGGCCCAGCGCCTGCTCCATGAGGGCCGGATCGCCGCCGGTCTGCGCGATCATGTCGTCGACCTCGCTCGCCGACATGATGAAGCTCGTCGAGTCGCGATGCGTGATGCCGTACTCGTCGTAGTCGGAGCGCGGCATGAAGCGGGTGCCGCCGTGCTCGAAGCGCGACACGTGATCGTCGAGATCGTCCTGCGAGAAGTACGTGCTCGGGTGCGGGCGGTTGCCGTTGCCCGCCGCGTGCACGTCGCGCAGCGAGTCGGGCAGGTGGTCGAACCGGTCGAGGTCGCGGATCGCCTCGGCGTCGTCGTGCATCTTGCGGGCGCGGTCGCGGGCGCGCTTGCGGTGCAGCCTCGCGATGCGCTCGAACGTCTCGCGCAGCTGGTCCTTGACGGTGTCCGCGGCGCCGTCGAGCTTGCTCCTGGCCATCAGGTGGTCACCGTTCCCATCAGGCGGTCGAGAACTGGAGGGACATGATCTGCGCCACGAACTCCTGGCCGAGGCTGTCGACGTCGTCGCCCGTCGCCTCCATGCCCGAGGATGCGCGATCGAGGGCCTGCAGGTCGAGGATGAGCGCCTCGGCCTCGCCGACGGCGCCCTGCACGACGGGCAGGTCCATCGTCGCCTCGATGAGCGGCTCGGCGATCGACAGCAGCGGATCCATCACCAGCTCGAGGATCTGGCCGACGGCGGCGTCGATCATGAGGTCGGTCACGATGTCGATCGCCTTCTTGCGGGCGACGAGGATGACGGCCTGCACGGCGGCACCGGCTCCGAAGGTGACGACGGCCGAGGCGATCGCGACGGCGATCTGCGCTGCCGTGATGACGAGCTCGGCGATGACCTTGAGCTTGAGGGCGACGACGGCGTCGGCGAACAGGTCGACGCCCGTCGCGGCGGGGCCGATGAGGTCGGAGAGCTGGCGCATGCTGCCCGAGCGCTCCTCGTCCCACGCGTCGGCGTGCGCCTTCGCGAACGATCCCGTGACCGAGGCGTACGCGTCCTGCACGTTGGCGTCGGCGGCGTCGATCGCGCTGTTGAGGTCGTCCTCGAACTGGCGCATGATGTGCGCCGCCTGGTTGATGGCGTCCTCGTCGAGCTGCGGCCATTCGAAGCCGAGCAGGTCGAGCACCCAGACGAGCTCGCCGGGCAGGGTCATGGCCATGCTTCAGGCTCCTCGGTGCTTCATGGGGACGACGGATCGGCCGTCAGCACGCCAGGGGCTTGGGCTCGATCCCGAACCTATCCGCGGCTGGCTGGACGCGCGGTGGGGAGAACTGCCCGCCGGCGTCAGATGCCGAGCAGCTCCAGCGCCGCGTGGGCGGCGTTGTGGCCGCCGACGCCCGACACGGCGCCGCCCCGACGTGCGCCGGAGCCGGCCATGAGGATGCGGTCGTGCGCGGTCTCGACGCCCCACGCCTCGGCGACCGAGCCGGGCGTCTCGTCGAGCCACGGCCACGACAGCGCGCCGTGGAAGATGTCGCCGCCTGGCATCGCGAGCGCATCCTCGATGTCCCTCGTCGTCTTCGTCTCGATGCACGGCCGACCGTCGGCGTCGGGCAGCAGCAGCGGCGCGATGGGCTCGGCGAGCACGGCGTCGAGCGACCGCAGCACCGCATCCTGCAGCCGGTCGCGCAGCGCGTCGTGCGCGGGCGTGCCCGGGCGGGCGTCGCCCAGGATGCGGTCGGGCGTCTGCAGCCCGAAGACCGTGAGTGTGTGGGCGCCGGATGCGGCGAGCTCGGGCGACAGGATCGACGGGTCGGAGAGCGTGTGGCAGTAGATCTCGCACGGCAGCGGGTCGGGGATGCCGCCGGCGGCGGCCACGCGCTGCGCCGCGTCGAGCTGCGACCACGACTCGTGCACGTGGAACGTGCCGCCGAACGCCGCCTCGGGCGCGATGCCGCCGCGCAGCCTCGGCAGGCGCGACAGCACCATGTTCACCTTCACCTGCGCGCCCTCGGGCTGCGTCGCATCCTCGCCGAGCAGGCGCGCGAGCACGGCGGGGGCGACGCCCGAGAGCACGAGGTCGTAGCCCTCCCGGTGCTCCTCGTCGCGCTCGACCCACGTGACGTCGCCGTCGGGCGTGATGGCCGTGACGGTCGCGCCGGTGCGGATGCGGGCGCCGGCCGCGCGGGCGGCGTCGGCGAGGCCGCCCGAGACGCGGCCCATGCCGCCGATCGGCACGTCCCAGTCGCCGGTGCCGCCGCCGACGACGTGGTAGAGCATGCAGCGGTTGCCGGCGTACCCGGTGCGGAGGTCGTCGAACGTGCCGATGAGCGCGTCGGTCGCGACGACGCCGCGCACGACGTCGTGCGACACCGCGGCCTCGATCGCGTGCGCGATGGGCGCATCCACGAGCTCCGCCCACGCTGAGGCGGCGCCGGCGCGCGCCTGCACGTCGGCGCGCAGCGGCAGTCGCTCGGTCATGGTCGGGAACACCGCCTGGGCCACGAGCGCCGTGCGGCGGTAGAGGTCGGCGAACCGGTCGGCGTCGTCGGCTGCCCCGATCGCCGCGAACGACGCGCGGGTGGCGTCGGCGTCCTGCTCGTCGACGAGCAGCCCGGCGTCGCTGCCGGGCACGGGCGTGTACGACGAGTAGCGGCGGCGGGCGAGCGGCACGGCGAGCCCCAGGTCGTCGATGATCTGCTGCGGCAGCAGGCTCACGAGGTACGAGTAGCGCGACAGGCGGGCGTCGACGCCCGCGAACGCCTGGGCCGACACCGCGGCGCCGCCCACGTGCTCGAGCCGTTCGAGCACCGTGACGTCGACGCCCGCGCGGCCGAGGTACGCGGCGGCGGCGAGGGCGTTGTGGCCGCCGCCGACGATGGCGACGCGGGGGCTGCGGGCGGCGGCGGTGCTCATGCGGCGACGCTAGCGGGTGGGGTGCGCGCTCGCGCTCGTCGCATCCGCACGGCAGCGGGGTCTGCGGTGCGAGAGACGTCTCGGGTCGCTGTGCCGTGCGGAACCGACGCGCGTCGAGGGGACGGCACGCCGCCGTCCACCCCCGAGGAGGCAGGGCCGCGCTGCGTACGATGGGCGCATGACGGATGCCCCGCGCGGCGACTCGGCCGACTTCGACGACATCCTCCGGGCGGGCGCGGCCGAGGCCGACGCGTACGCCGAGGTCGAGGCGGGGCACGCGCACGTCGACGGGCAGCCCGACGGCGACGCGGAGGCCGAGCCCAGCGGCTCCGCCGACGAGCAGGGCCTCGACGACCTCGACGCGATCTTCGGCGACGACGTCGAGGTGCTCGACGAGCAGCACGCGCCGCGCACCGGCGAGACGGGCGTCGTCGACGTCGACGCACCCGTGGCGCCCACGTCGGCGCCCACCGTCGTCGCGCCCATCCCGCCCTCGCCGCCGTTCGCGGCCACTGCATCCGCACCCCACGCCGCGCCCGCCGAGGAGCCCTTCTGGGTCACCGACGATGCGGCGCAGGCCGATCCGCCGACGCAGGTGCTGCCGACGGTGCAGCCCCCCGCCCAGCCGGTGGATGCGCCGCCGAGCGATCCGTGGACGGTCGCGGCCGAGGCCGCGCGCGCGTCGGCACCCGAGGTCGAGCACGACTGGCAGGTCGTCGCCGACGAGGCGCCCGCCGAGCCGATCGTCGTGGAGCCGACCGTCGTGGAGCCGACCGTCATCGAGCCCGAGGCGCTCGAGGCGGAGCCCGCCGCCGCCGCCGGCCCGGAGCCCGAGCGCGAGGGCTGGATGCTGTCGCAGGAGCAGCCGACGATCCCGCCGGCCGAGCCGACGCCGACGCGCGAGCCGCGCGGCTGGATGCTGTCGGCCTCCGACCACGCGCACGGCTCGGCGCCCGGCTGGGACGCCATCGCTCGCACGCAGCAGGTGCCGCCGCTCGAGGTCGACCCGATCCTGCAGGTCGATACGGGCAATCCGTTCCAGGTCGTCGATGCCTCGGCCGGTGCCGAGCCGGCCGCCGAGGCGCCTGCCGCCGCGCTGGCGCCCGAGCCCGCGGTCGCTCCGGCCGCTGCCGAGCCCGCCGCTGCTCCCGCCGCTCCTCGTGCCGACGACGCCGCCGAGCGCGCCGCCCAG
The sequence above is a segment of the Agrococcus jejuensis genome. Coding sequences within it:
- a CDS encoding WXG100-like domain-containing protein, coding for MAMTLPGELVWVLDLLGFEWPQLDEDAINQAAHIMRQFEDDLNSAIDAADANVQDAYASVTGSFAKAHADAWDEERSGSMRQLSDLIGPAATGVDLFADAVVALKLKVIAELVITAAQIAVAIASAVVTFGAGAAVQAVILVARKKAIDIVTDLMIDAAVGQILELVMDPLLSIAEPLIEATMDLPVVQGAVGEAEALILDLQALDRASSGMEATGDDVDSLGQEFVAQIMSLQFSTA
- a CDS encoding thioesterase family protein, translated to MHMLLRFLLAMLVRGNRAPRLAIDEVSRIDYRVHLVDIDLLGHMNNGRYLSFMDLGRIDLTKRTGIAARLSKAGIHAVVGQQSIAYRRSIGFLHAFTLESRLVGADERSCYIEQRFVAKGQVMARAVVRGRFVQRGVGAVRMDVVSAACDYDFEANHPVPDEIRTWADWSALPGAKADHPSVWA
- a CDS encoding phytoene desaturase family protein, translated to MSTAAARSPRVAIVGGGHNALAAAAYLGRAGVDVTVLERLEHVGGAAVSAQAFAGVDARLSRYSYLVSLLPQQIIDDLGLAVPLARRRYSSYTPVPGSDAGLLVDEQDADATRASFAAIGAADDADRFADLYRRTALVAQAVFPTMTERLPLRADVQARAGAASAWAELVDAPIAHAIEAAVSHDVVRGVVATDALIGTFDDLRTGYAGNRCMLYHVVGGGTGDWDVPIGGMGRVSGGLADAARAAGARIRTGATVTAITPDGDVTWVERDEEHREGYDLVLSGVAPAVLARLLGEDATQPEGAQVKVNMVLSRLPRLRGGIAPEAAFGGTFHVHESWSQLDAAQRVAAAGGIPDPLPCEIYCHTLSDPSILSPELAASGAHTLTVFGLQTPDRILGDARPGTPAHDALRDRLQDAVLRSLDAVLAEPIAPLLLPDADGRPCIETKTTRDIEDALAMPGGDIFHGALSWPWLDETPGSVAEAWGVETAHDRILMAGSGARRGGAVSGVGGHNAAHAALELLGI